In one window of Chryseobacterium phocaeense DNA:
- a CDS encoding Fur family transcriptional regulator — protein sequence MDTVQKEKNIALIKDVLRNYLLEKGFRNTPERYTILEEIYSMDHHFNVDDLYLLMMQKKYHVSKATIYNTIEIFLDAGLIRKHQFGEKTLTSSSYEKSYFDKQHDHLVIYKKGSDKEIEEIIEFCDPRIQGIKEAIEEAFGVNIDSHSLYFYGTKND from the coding sequence ATGGATACAGTACAAAAAGAAAAAAATATTGCTTTGATCAAGGATGTTTTAAGGAATTACCTTTTGGAAAAGGGTTTCAGAAACACACCTGAACGATATACGATATTGGAAGAGATTTACAGCATGGATCACCACTTCAATGTGGATGACCTGTATCTTCTCATGATGCAGAAGAAATATCATGTTTCAAAAGCAACGATTTACAACACTATTGAAATTTTCCTTGATGCAGGTTTGATCCGTAAGCATCAGTTTGGAGAAAAAACATTGACCTCTTCATCTTATGAAAAGTCTTATTTTGATAAGCAGCATGACCATCTGGTGATCTACAAAAAAGGCTCTGATAAAGAAATAGAAGAAATTATCGAATTCTGTGACCCACGGATTCAGGGAATCAAAGAAGCAATTGAAGAAGCATTTGGCGTAAATATTGATTCGCATTCGCTGTATTTCTATGGCACTAAGAATGATTAA
- a CDS encoding KUP/HAK/KT family potassium transporter, with protein MAEVTEGGHHFDLKKLSFVGVIVSLGIVFGDIGTSPLYVMKAIVNARKDGAGMPFDEYIEGALSCIIWTLTLQTTLKYVIIALRADNKGEGGILALYSLVKKLKKKWLYVVAIIGASTLVADSVITPSLTVMSAIEGLKIYNPETPVVIITIGILFIVFVVQQFGTASIGKFFGPIMVTWFLVLGIFGSIHIVDHIEIFKAFNPIYAYNLITHSSSAIVIMGAVFLCTTGAEALYSDLGHCGAKNIRISWIFVKVMLILNYLGQGAWLLDNYHQVFNGVNPFFGIMPQWAVLPGVILATAAAIIASQAVITGSFTMFSEAMSISFWPNQHIEYPSGIKGQMYIPRINWGLMAFCFVVVIFFQKSEKMEAAYGLTITITMLMTTILLLFWLSRTRVNKIFIIGFAVVYLFLESGFFYANVIKFVDGGWLTMVLGGFIAVCMYAWYNGRLIKANFIQYVKIEKYVSILKDMKLDETIPKYATNLAYLSRAKRNDEVESKIIYSIIKKQPKRADHYFILSIVNQEDPYTFKYTVDEILPGTVFKINFLLGFKVDRRINDYFNMVLKDLMADGTLPSRSSHPSLRAHNIPPDLKYVIIDNTYINDILLTVKQKITLNIYNFVKYIGSDDFKAWGVSSHNVEVESAPITELTVYDNKIEQSGFFRHNS; from the coding sequence TGCTTTGTCCTGTATCATCTGGACCCTGACGCTTCAAACTACCCTTAAGTATGTAATCATTGCTTTAAGAGCAGATAACAAAGGTGAAGGTGGGATTCTTGCCCTGTATTCATTAGTAAAAAAACTCAAGAAAAAATGGCTCTATGTGGTCGCCATTATCGGTGCCTCCACGCTTGTGGCGGACAGTGTAATAACGCCTTCCTTAACGGTGATGTCTGCCATCGAAGGGCTTAAAATATACAATCCGGAAACTCCCGTAGTCATCATCACCATTGGAATTCTCTTTATAGTCTTTGTGGTGCAGCAGTTCGGGACCGCTTCCATCGGGAAGTTTTTCGGGCCTATCATGGTAACCTGGTTCCTCGTTCTGGGAATCTTCGGATCCATTCATATTGTAGATCATATAGAAATCTTCAAAGCTTTTAATCCTATATATGCCTATAACCTGATCACACACTCTTCCAGTGCCATCGTGATCATGGGGGCCGTTTTCCTGTGTACAACGGGAGCAGAGGCATTATACTCTGACCTTGGTCACTGCGGTGCCAAGAACATCAGAATCAGCTGGATTTTTGTAAAAGTGATGTTGATCCTGAATTATCTGGGACAGGGTGCATGGCTTTTGGATAACTACCATCAGGTGTTCAACGGGGTGAATCCTTTCTTCGGAATTATGCCTCAATGGGCGGTTCTTCCGGGAGTAATTCTGGCTACTGCCGCTGCGATTATTGCCAGCCAGGCGGTAATTACAGGATCTTTTACCATGTTCTCGGAAGCGATGTCTATTTCTTTCTGGCCAAACCAGCACATTGAATATCCTTCAGGGATCAAAGGGCAGATGTATATCCCGAGAATTAACTGGGGGCTGATGGCTTTCTGTTTTGTAGTCGTAATATTTTTCCAGAAATCAGAAAAAATGGAAGCAGCTTATGGGTTGACCATCACCATTACCATGTTGATGACCACCATCCTGTTGCTGTTCTGGCTAAGCCGTACAAGAGTTAATAAGATCTTTATCATAGGTTTTGCCGTAGTATATTTATTCCTGGAATCAGGGTTCTTCTACGCCAACGTGATCAAGTTTGTAGATGGTGGATGGCTAACAATGGTATTGGGAGGATTCATCGCAGTTTGTATGTATGCCTGGTATAACGGAAGACTTATCAAAGCTAACTTTATCCAGTATGTGAAAATAGAAAAATATGTTTCCATCCTGAAAGATATGAAGCTGGATGAAACCATTCCTAAATATGCCACCAATCTTGCTTATCTCAGCAGAGCCAAAAGAAATGACGAGGTGGAGTCCAAAATCATTTACTCCATCATCAAGAAACAGCCGAAAAGAGCCGATCATTACTTTATTTTAAGTATTGTGAACCAGGAAGATCCGTATACGTTCAAATACACGGTAGATGAAATTCTTCCGGGAACCGTATTTAAAATTAATTTCCTTTTAGGATTTAAAGTAGACCGTAGGATTAATGACTATTTCAATATGGTTCTGAAAGATCTGATGGCAGACGGAACCCTTCCTTCAAGAAGCAGCCATCCGTCTCTGAGAGCTCACAATATTCCGCCGGATCTGAAATATGTGATTATAGATAATACATATATCAACGATATACTTTTAACTGTTAAACAGAAGATTACACTCAATATCTACAACTTCGTGAAGTACATCGGAAGTGATGATTTCAAAGCTTGGGGAGTCTCCTCTCACAACGTAGAAGTGGAATCTGCGCCTATTACAGAATTAACGGTTTATGATAATAAAATTGAGCAGTCCGGTTTCTTCCGTCACAATTCTTAA